From Echeneis naucrates chromosome 7, fEcheNa1.1, whole genome shotgun sequence, one genomic window encodes:
- the casz1 gene encoding zinc finger protein castor homolog 1 isoform X2: MPCFVERILPGQEGEVRQSAEGGLLPAERSLCTETTSGKSKMAAKRKGGLKLNAICAKLSRQVVFDSSSQNAEGDQSVAENSERGSSHYDDNETNFPEGLSLNQSLEEDQKRREAIEKWVNGEYSDELQAPDDEHEHELKVSNDEDGPPEGVYMVQPKGCSDEEDNAEEADPTAGSHDGSYHDDKDADDRPSKDDTCIPPSEAQSRQAPFSSPGEASALRDYAANTMNEFLGMFGYDDQQVRDELTKKISFEKLKAATSDPSSLSSEEASRRARFSKYEEYIRKLKAGETLPWPMHVSPPKPDDLNSKLAQEKSATILQSSGCPPGAEAQIYPSSLDHKQPGGPQLGASQPPNPSHMQSMASRASKYDFFIQKLKMGESLQQQNGNAYKRPSKYDLENVKFLHLFKPGEGNPDMGGAIAFKTGKVGRPSKYDIRTIQKLIPGNPEAPMMPNVLASAPGNPGAPGDPTVGAAGSSISLDQSGHISFNTSDYLKSSFSKTDSITTGTVSSVKNGLPTDKPAGDDINLYQKYIARFSGSQHCGHVHCAYQYREHYHCMDPECNYQRFTSKQDVIRHYNMHKKRDNSLQHGFMRFSPLDDCSVYYHGCHLNGKSTHYHCMQVGCSKVYTSTSDVMTHENFHKKNAQLINDGFQRFRATEDCGTVSCQFYGQKTTHFHCRRPGCTFTFKNKCDIEKHKSYHIKDDAYAKDGFKKFYKYEECKYEGCVYSKATNHFHCIRSGCGFTFTSTSQMTSHKRKHERRHIRSSGVMGLSSTFLPPKDEPEESSNDDLMDFSAISSKNSSLSASPTTQQSTTVPHLLATPTTAVSSSSTTGHTLKPTPSLSSAGQRMSNLLSQTLPSNMPVALALSNSALATNPFFPLMPRLPLQPPPPAASLISAASSGAHSMPTDSLAQAGTDGVMASTPTSFATSSIMEKISASKGLISPMMARLAAAALKPSNNPDTGNGQPASASQFNLVQVKQEPADSNSGASQDSAQEHSLDLSKKDHSNESNGHPVPGNTSLLSSLMNKMSQVNPVLFNAMNLKTELEAGHGSDTSEAAQYLNRVLKRPLAEKPTEIWRTYLRRFDTDDFCEAQCDFLQKVHFHCLVEDCGALFSTVDGAIKHANFHLRATLKVKSEPQFGEGKESGEGAPLQPAAPVSMANNPSMDVTHLTSSGSYSSPPASLLAWKQLAGSIPQMPASMPNLPANSPLATTSLENAKPQVKPGFLQFQENDPCLATDCKYSNKFHFHCLFGNCKYVCKTSGKAESHCLDHINPNNNLVNIRDQFSYYSLQCLCPNQHCEFRMRGHYHCLRPGCFFVTNITTKLPWHIKKHEKAERRAANGFKYFTKREECGRLGCKYNQVNSHFHCIREGCQFSFLLKHQMTSHARKHMRRMLGKNFDRVPSQAMPLGQRADEMQHASGMVSGSLTTPTPGINSTFSSTTMDETDDYMDYMGGGGSPLGLSSESSNQDRSCTSTPVGNDSSPAGQGYPATTSAPTTPADTSATQNALPSSPPPLPPPPPPPSAPQPGLQSQAPSLSPALLRPPLPSLPYLLSPSCLSYSLLSASLGATRSVVMPTNTPAFSPIIATPSPVKNDVPIVQDAAGNTISIPTATGAKKRFWIIEDMSPFGKRRKTASSRKMLDEGMMLEGFRRYDLYENCKDSSCQFSLKVTHYHCTRENCGYKFCGRTHMYKHAQHHDRVDNLVLDDFKRFKSSLSCNFPDCQFSGNSTHFHCLRCGFRCTDSTKVTAHRKHHGKQDVISAAGFCQFSSSADCEVPDCKYKLKCSHFHCTFPECKHTVVGMSQMDSHKRKHEKQERGELPSVSPKQEGVHHLGGSVSAVPPASMGLSTSSAGGLHVLSHNINSSTPSMLYPTSDMASNYSHPYPPSSISLDGSLNLGTDTSSSLFFLKNAAGLGLSDSLDLSKKIHHDVARSGRNTTPQLGLPATQDDTTGTSGEAEDDLSPEEEVHAEEEEEDEEEEEEEGEEDLNTDSNDDSIAEPDGEKDNDENFDASINHTDTSQLEKQDTDP, encoded by the exons ctgaAAGGAGTTTATGCACTGAAACGACCTCAGGaaaatccaagatggctgccaaAAGGAAAGGTGGCCTAAAACTCAATGCTATCTGTGCCAAGCTTAGCCGCCAGGTGGTGTTCGACAGCAGCTCCCAGAATGCTGAGGGAGACCAGAGTGTAGCGGAAAACAGTGAGCGTGGCAGTTCCCACTACGATGACAATGAGACCAACTTCCCTGAGGGCCTGAGCCTAAATCAGAGCCTAGAGGAGGACCAGAAGAGACGCGAGGCCATTGAGAAGTGGGTCAATGGCGAGTACAGCGATGAGCTGCAAGCTCCTGACGATGAGCACGAGCATGAACTCAAAGTCAGCAATGACGAAGACGGCCCTCCTGAGGGCGTGTACATGGTACAGCCCAAAGGCTGCAGCGATGAAGAAGACAATGCAGAGGAGGCCGATCCTACGGCAGGGTCTCACGATGGCAGTTACCATGACGACAAAGACGCTGATGACAGGCCTTCAAAAGATGACACCTGCATACCACCAAGCGAGGCCCAGAGTCGCCAAGCACCTTTCTCCTCTCCAG gagaAGCATCTGCCTTGCGAGACTATGCAGCAAACACCATGAATGAGTTTTTGGGAATGTTTGGTTatgatgaccagcaggtaaGGGATGAGCTGACCAAGAAGATCAGCTTTGAGAAGCTCAAAGCCGCTACCTCAGACCCCTCATCCCTCAGCAGTGAGGAGGCCTCACGGCGCGCCCGCTTCTCCAAGTATGAAGAGTACATTCGCAAGCTAAAAGCTGGCGAGACCCTACCTTGGCCCATGCATGTTTCACCACCCAAACCAGATGACCTCAACTCAAAACTGGCCCAAGAAAAGAGTGCTACCATCCTCCAGTCCTCTGGGTGCCCCCCGGGGGCAGAGGCACAGATCTACCCCTCCAGCCTGGACCACAAACAGCCAGGAGGACCTCAGCTGGGCGCATCTCAGCCACCCAACCCATCTCACATGCAGAGCATGGCATCCCGAGCCTCCAAGTATGACTTCTTTATTCAGAAGCTGAAGATGGGTGAAAGTCTACAGCAGCAGAACGGTAATGCCTACAAGCGGCCCTCCAAGTACGACCTGGAGAACGTGAAGTTCCTGCACCTTTTCAAGCCTGGTGAGGGCAACCCTGACATGGGCGGCGCCATCGCCTTTAAGACTGGCAAAGTGGGCCGCCCTTCGAAATATGACATCAGAACAATTCAGAAACTGATTCCAGGAAACCCAGAGGCCCCGATGATGCCCAATGTCCTCGCCTCAGCACCGGGTAACCCCGGAGCTCCTGGTGACCCGACTGTAGGTGCAGCTGGGTCGAGCATCTCATTGGACCAGAGCGGACACATAAGCTTCAACACCTCCGACTACCTGAAGTCCAGCTTTTCCAAGACTGACTCCATCACTACGGGCACTGTATCCTCTGTGAA GAATGGCCTGCCAACAGATAAACCCGCCGGTGACGACATCAACCTCTACCAGAAATATATTGCCAG GTTCTCTGGAAGCCAGCACTGTGGACACGTGCACTGTGCCTACCAGTACAGAGAGCATTACCACTGCATGGACCCTGAGTGTAACTACCAG AGATTTACCAGTAAGCAGGATGTAATCAGGCACTACAACATGCACAAGAAGAGGGACAACTCCCTACAGCATGGATTCATGCGCTTCAGCCCTTTGGACGACTGCAGTGTCTACTACCATGGCTGCCACCTCAATGGAAAAAGCACCCATTACCACTGCATGCAG GTGGGCTGCAGTAAGGTGTACACCAGCACCTCAGATGTCATGACCCATGAAAACTTCCATAAAAAGAATGCCCAGCTGATCAATGATGGCTTCCAGAGATTTCGTGCCACCGAGGACTGCGGCactgtcagctgtcagttttATGGACAGAAGACTACACACTTCCACTGCAG GCGCCCAGGCTGCACATTCACTTTCAAGAATAAGTGTGACATTGAGAAGCACAAGAGCTACCACATCAAGGATGATGCCTATGCCAAAGATGGCTTCAAGAAGTTCTACAAGTATGAGGAGTGCAAATACGAAGGCTGCGTGTACAGCAAAGCTACCAACCACTTCCACTGCATCCGTTCAGGCTGCGGCTTCACCTTTACCTCCACCAGCCAGATGACCTCCCACAAACGCAAACACGAGCGTCGGCACATTCGATCCTCAGGTGTCATGGGCCTTTCTTCCACCTTCCTGCCGCCAAAGGACGAGCCAGAAGAATCGAGCAACGATGATCTGATGGATTTCTCCGCCATCAGCAGCAAGAACTCAAGCCTGAGTGCCTCGCCTACGACCCAGCAGTCCACCACTGTACCACACCTGTTGGCCACGCCCACCActgctgtctcctcttcctctacaacaggccacaccctcaaGCCTACACCCTCACTGTCCAGTGCGGGCCAGCGTATGTCCAACCTGCTGTCTCAGACCCTGCCCAGCAACATGCCGGTAGCTCTTGCTCTTTCCAACAGCGCCTTGGCCACCaacccttttttccccctcatgcCCCGGCTGCCTCTCCAACCACCCCCGCCAGCCGCCAGCCTCATATCGGCTGCATCCTCTGGGGCTCACTCCATGCCCACCGACTCACTGGCCCAAGCAGGGACCGACGGAGTCATGGCGTCTACCCCAACCTCCTTTGCCACCTCCTCCATCATGGAAAAGATCTCAGCGAGCAAAGGCCTGATATCGCCCATGATGGCCAGACTGGCAGCTGCCGCCCTGAAGCCCTCCAACAACCCAGATACAG GGAACGGGCAGCCGGCTTCAGCCAGCCAGTTCAATCTGGTTCAAGTGAAGCAGGAGCCAGCGGACAGCAATTCTGGGGCCTCCCAAGACTCCGCTCAGGAGCACAGCCTGGACCTGAGCAAGAAAGACCACAG TAATGAATCAAACGGACACCCCGTACCAGGGAATACATCTCTTTTATCCTCGCTTATGAATAAG ATGTCCCAGGTGAACCCTGTCCTCTTCAACGCTATGAACCTGAAGACGGAGCTGGAGGCAGGGCATGGCAGCGACACCTCCGAGGCAGCACAATATCTGAACAGAGTGCTGAAGAGGCCTCTGGCAGAAAAACCAACCGAGATATGGAGGACATATCTCCGCAG GTTTGACACAGATGACTTCTGCGAGGCTCAGTGCGACTTCCTCCAGAAAGTGCACTTTCACTGCTTGGTAGAAGACTGTGGTGCGCTCTTCAGCACCGTGGATGGGGCCATTAAGCATGCTAA CTTCCACCTCCGGGCCACATTGAAAGTGAAGTCAGAGCCTCAGTTCGGCGAGGGCAAGGAGTCTGGTGAGGGAGCGCCACTGCAGCCCGCTGCCCCGGTCTCTATGGCCAACAATCCCTCCATGGACGTGACACACCTCACTTCCTCCGGCAGCTACAGCTCCCCTCCTGCATCGCTGCTTGCCTGGAAGCAGCTGGCCGGCAGCATCCCTCAGATGCCGGCCTCCATGCCCAACCTGCCAGCCAACTCACCACTGGCCACCACTTCTTTGGAGAATGCTAAGCCGCAAGTCAAACCTGGTTTCCTGCAGTTCCAGGAAAA CGATCCCTGCTTGGCTACAGACTGTAAATACTCAAACAAGTTCCACTTCCACTGCTTGTTTGGGAATTGCAAGTATGTGTGCAAGACCTCTGGCAAGGCCGAGTCCCACTGTTTGGACCACATCAACCCCAACAATAACCTGGTCAACATCCGCGATCAATTTTCTTACTACTCTCTCCAGTGTCTCTGTCCCAACCAG CACTGCGAGTTCAGAATGAGAGGCCACTATCACTGTCTGCGGCCTGGCTGCTTCTTTGTCACTAACATCACCACCAAGCTGCCGTGGCACATCAAGAAGCACGAGAAGGCAGAACGCCGTGCCGCCAATGGCTTCAAGTATTTCACTAAGAGAGAGGAATGTGGAAGGCTgg GTTGTAAGTATAACCAGGTCAACAGCCACTTCCACTGCATCCGTGAGGGCTGCCAGTTCTCCTTCTTGCTCAAGCACCAGATGACCTCACATGCGCGCAAACATATGAGGCGGATGCTGGGGAAAAACTTTGACAGAGTCCCATCCcag GCAATGCCGCTTGGCCAGAGGGCAGATGAGATGCAACATGCGTCTGGTATGGTGTCTGGGTCCTTAACGACTCCAACGCCTGGTATCAactccaccttctcttccacCACCATGGACGAGACTGATGATTATATGGACTACATGGGCGGAGGAGGCAGCCCCCTGGGCCTCTCCTCCGAGTCCTCCAACCAGGACCGAAGCTGCACCAGCACACCAGTGGGCAATGATAGCTCTCCAGCAG GACAAGGCTACCCCGCCACCACTTCTGCTCCTACCACCCCTGCTGACACTAGCGCTACCCAAAATGCACTtccttcttcccctcctccactaccaccacctcctcctcctccctccgctCCTCAGCCTGGTCTCCAGTCCCAGGccccatccctctctcctgctctcctccgACCTCCTCTCCCCTCACTCCCATAcctcctctctccatcctgTCTGTCATACTCTCTGCTCAGCGCCTCTCTGGGAGCCACTCGGAGTGTTGTCATGCCAACCAACACACCAGCTTTCAGCCCCATCATTGCCACTCCGTCTCCGGTTAAAAATGACGTCCCTATAGTACAGGATGCTGCAG GCAACACCATCTCCATTCCCACGGCCACCGGTGCAAAAAAGCGCTTCTGGATCATTGAGGACATGTCACCATTCGGCAAGCGCCGCAAGACTGCGTCGTCACGTAAGATGTTGGATGAGGGGATGATGCTGGAGGGCTTCCGGCGGTATGACCTCTATGAGAACTGCAAAGACTCAAGTTGCCAGTTTTCCCTGAAGGTGACCCACTACCACTGCACACGAGAAAACTGCGGCTACAAGTTCTGTGGTCGCACTCACATGTACAAGCATGCACAGCACCACGATCGCGTGGACAATCTGGTCCTGGATGACTTCAAACGCTTCAAATCCTCACTCAGCTGCAACTTCCCCGACTGCCAGTTTTCAGGCAACAGCACCCACTTCCATTGTCTTCGCTGCGGCTTCCGCTGCACCGACAGCACCAAGGTGACGGCCCACCGCAAGCACCACGGCAAGCAAGATGTAATCAGCGCCGCCGGTTTCTGCCAGTTCAGCTCCAGCGCCGACTGCGAGGTTCCTGACTGCAAATATAAGCTCAAGTGCTCACACTTCCACTGCACCTTCCCCGAGTGTAAGCACACGGTGGTGGGCATGTCCCAGATGGACTCCCACAAGAGAAAGCATGAGAAGCAGGAGCGAGGCGAACTGCCATCTGTGTCACCCAAACAAGAAGGAGTGCACCACCTGGGAGGAAGCGTGTCAGCGGTCCCTCCAGCCTCCATGGGCCTTTCTACTTCCTCAGCTGGCGGCCTCCACGTGTTATCCCACAACATTAACAGCAGTACTCCCTCCATGCTTTACCCAACCAGCGACATGGCATCCAACTACAGCCACCCGTATCCACCGTCCTCCATCAGCCTGGATGGCTCCCTCAACCTGGGCACCGACACCAGCAGCTCCCTGTTCTTCCTGAAGAACGCAGCCGGTCTGGGCCTCAGCGACTCACTGGACCTCAGCAAGAAGATTCACCACGACGTAGCGCGATCAGGCCGCAACACCACACCCCAGCTAGGTCTGCCGGCAACTCAGGACGACACCACAGGAACATCTGGAGAAGCTGAAGATGACCTGTCGCCAGAGGAGGAGGTGCacgcagaggaggaggaagaagacgaggaagaggaggaggaagaaggagaggaggatctCAACACTGATTCAAATGATGATTCGATTGCAGAGCCTGACGGTGAAAAGGACAATGATGAGAATTTTGATGCTTCCATTAACCACACTGATACTTCCCAACTGGAAAAGCAAGACACTGacccatga